GCAAAGGCTGTTGGGTTTCAGCCAGCGCTGTGCAGGGGCACAAGGCGAGCATGGTCCAGATAAAGGTGATTTGGCTTATGCGAAGAAACGTCATTGAAATCATGCCTCACGTCTGTCTTGCGTGTAGGGAAGCTTGATTATGAACGTGGTTCCACTGCCCAGCTCAGATTCAACGGTGATGGTGCCAGCATGATTATTGGTGATGATAAAGAAGGAAACGGAAAGGCCGAGACCGGTTCCTTCCCCGGGAGGTTTGGTGCTGAAAAATGGTTCGAACACCTTGCGGCGAGTTGTTTCTTCCATACCAGGCCCGTTGTCCTCGATTTCTATCCTGGCGAATTCGCCATCGTTGCGGGTTCGCAGTGTGATCTTCGGGGATAATACCTTTGAAACAGACATGGCTTGAGCCGCGTTTCGTAGAATGTTCATAAAAACTTGCTCTATCTGAGTGGGAGAGCACTGAACCAGAGGCAGTGCCGGGTCGCTATCCCAAAGTATATCTATCTGTTTGAAATCGTATTTTTTCTTCAGGTCATAATCTTTCGAGCACAGCTCGACTGCTTTCTCCATCAGATCCGTCATATTCACGAAACCCATGGAAGCATCGGTCTTTCTGCTGAACTCCAGCATATTGGCAACGATTTTCGCGGCACGCTCAGCAGATTGGCGAATGCCTTCCAGCATGACTGGTATGTCTCGTTTTACCAAAAAGGACTGAATATTATCGAGAGGACATCCGGCTTCTTCGGCGGCTTCAGTGTTGGCCGCAACATTTGCGTTCAGACGTCTGATGATGACCTGTACACTCTGGAGTATTCCTCCCAGCGGGTTGTTGATCTCATGGGCCATACCTGCGGCAAGGCCACCTACAGACATGACTTTTTCAGTCTGGATCATCATCTCTTCCATTCGAACCCGTTCAGTCACGTCGTCTAAACGGATGACCGCTCCTTTTACACCATTGCTTATAAGAGGATAAGCCAGCATATCCACTTGCAGCAGTTTATCTTTGAAAGATAATGCCATTTTATTACGTACCAGCGGTGTTCCATTCATCAGGGAATCCCAACTGGTCCCAATCCGTTCGGCTACGGTTGGGAGAGCTTCTGACAATTGTTTTCCAATCACCAGTGAGGCGTTAATTCCCGTAGCTTCTTCCGCCGTGGTGTTCCAATGGGTTATTACCATGTCGGTATTGACCCCGATGACTACGGACGGCATGGAGTCGATTATTCCCTGGAATGCATTTCTGGCACTCACCAACTCGATTTCGGTAAGACGCCTCACCTCGACTTCATCTTCTAGCTGCCTGGACTTTCCCTGTATCTCCCGGCTCATCTGATTGGCCGATTCGGCCAGGCTCTTTAACTCCACAACATGTAAACTGTCGTAATTTATTGGGGTAATATGTTTTGGTGCATCACGGAAAAAAGATAGAAAAACAGCGAACTCTTTACGAAGCCTTCGCGAGACGAAAGTGCTTGCTGTCAATACTGCCAGGGCAGCTACCGCCAAAGAGCCAAGAATCAGTCCTATCTGTCGAACCATAGTGGCCCGTAGTGAATCCTTATGCTGGAAGACCACCTCGGTCATTCTGTCTAATGGAACCGTTGCCACCAGTATCCATCCCCAGCCTGGGACTGTGCGCGCATAAAACAGGTTTGTGACCGCAGCTTCCGACTTGCTCTTCGGAAGTTCCAAATACCCGAATCCACCCTCGGCTTTCAGGCCTTCCGAGAGGATGTCGTGAACGACCATTCGGCCGTTGCTGTCTTGAAGTTCCAGTATGTTCTCACCCTGGGCGTACACACCTGAGGGATCGAAAAGAACAGTTCCGCCGAAATCAAGAATACGAATGACACTGGACTCCGCGTTCTTAAAGAGGCTGAGCCTGCGTTTTATGCTTTCTTGAACGCTCAGTTCGACGTCGTCGAGATACTCGCCTGTACCAATTATCCAACCAAAAGGAGGGAATAATTTTAAATATGATATTTTTGGAAGGGCAATGCTTTGACCAGGTCTATTCCAATAATACGTATCGAATCCTTCACCGGCGGTAGTTCCAATTCTAATGAAACTTTGAATTATTTTTTTTCCTGATAAATCTGAAAGATCGAAATCGTTTTTTCCTATCATGCCAGGTCTGAAACGGTTCATAACAAGGATATAGTTAACGTCATGGATCCAATAATAACCTCTGCCATCATAAAAACTAACTGAATTAAGCGAATCAATAATAATTTTTTTAATACTAGATTCTGGAAGTGTGTTTTTATTATTGTAATAAATTACAGAAGCAATATCATACGCTTCTAATGTTTTTTGCTTAAGGTCATTCTTAATATCATTTGTTATCTTTGATCTTTCGTACCTAATAAGATCAGTGGCATGATCCATTTCATTTGTTAAAATATCCTGCTGCCTACGTACATATTCCTGTTCGTATGCGGCAGTGTTGTTCTTAAACTCGCTGTATTGCGTATATATGACGATTACAGAAATCGCGGAGCTGACGGCTAGTGTAATGAACAGTGCACTTGCTCTGAAAAGCTTAGAAATACTATACATTCTAGCCATTGGTGGTCCTTTCTGTTCTCCTGCTGAGAAAGGGGCACGCTTGCACAACCGGAGTTCTTTGTAGAAAATCCGGAAAATTTGACCGTGTATAATTCTTTTGGACGTTGCTGTAAGTGAGGTCAACTAAAGATTTTGATTTCTTCCGAGTATTCTCCCCTTTTTCTTGGCCGTGGACTTCATACTCGGCTAAGGCAACACGTATTTGGCGGGCTTGCTTCTAAAATGAGGTTTGCGTGAGGATGGTTCATGGTGCCCGCACTGGCGGACAACACGGCCATAAACCCTTGCCAGACCTAGCTTACCGGGGCCTTGCCCTTTGCGTTTTTTTCCGTATAGTCCCTTCGCCACGCTGGCTTCAAATCATCCCCGACCATCGATGCCATACCTGCTCAAGGAGACGACCCCCATGTTCGTGAAGGTCACCCGAAACGATATCATCGAAGGCCTGCAAAAATCGGCCAATATCATCCCTGCCAAAACAGGTGCCGCTTTTTTACGTACCATCTGGCTTTCCGCTGAGAATGGCACTCTGCGCATCATGTCCACGGACTCCTCCCTTGAATTTGTCGGCAAATATCGGGCAGAGGTGATCGAGCAGGGCCTTTGCGGCGTTCAAGGCCGCTCCTTTTTCGATCTTGTCCGCAAGCTTCCTCCGGGCGAGATCCAACTGAAACTCGATCCGGTGAACCAGACTCTGCTGGTCACGCAGTCAGGACGCCACTACAAGCTTCCCACCAGTGAAAAAAGCTGGTTCCAGCCTTTCGCGGAATTCCCCCAGGGCGAGCATGTCATGTGGAGCGGTGATTTTCTTCAGGAGCTGATCGACCGTGTTTTTTTCTGCGTCTCCGACGAAGACACCATGGAGGCCATGGCCTGCATGTATCTGCGCCCCTTGGAGGAGAAGGTGGAGGTCTGTGGTTTGAACGGGCACCAGTTCGCCATGGCCGGTTTCATAAATGACGATATCCGCGGTCTGTTGCCTGCCGAAGGCATCCTGATCCAGAAGAAATACGTGCTCGAACTCAAGAAATGGCTCACCTCGGACGAGATTGAGTTGGCCATAAGTCAGAAACGTCTCTTCTTTCGCACCCAGGACCAGAGGGAAACCTTCAGCCTTCCTCTGTCCTACTACCAGTACCCGGATTACAAGAACTTCGTGGGCAAGCTTTCCGCTCCAGGTGCTTCCGACCTAACTGCGGATAAGATGGCCCTGTCCGAGGCGCTGGACCGCATTTCCATATTCAACACCGATAACAACCGCTGCACCTACTTCCAGTTGGACGTTCCGGGTCAGCTCACCCTGCAGTCCCAAGGCAACGACACAGGCGCTGCAACCGAGTCCATGGAAGCCCAGATCGGCGGCGATCTTAAAAAAGTTGCCTTTCCCACACGCGATCTTCTCGAAATCCTTGGTCATTTCAATTCCACCAAGGTCCGCTTCACATTGACCGGGGCCGAAGGGCCCTGCGGCATCAATGGCGAAGACGACTCGGACTATCTGGTGATCATAATGCCCATGAAGATCGTTGAAGAGACGTACTATAGCGAGGAAGCCTCCGCATGACCCAGTCTTCTACGCCTCAGTCCTATACCGCGGATTCTATCACAGTTCTGGAGGGACTTTCCGCGGTTCGCAAACGCCCGGCAATGTACATCGGCTCCACGGATATCCGTGGCTTGCATCATCTCGTGTACGAGGTGGTGGACAACTCCATCGATGAAGCCATGGCTGGCTACTGCGACCGTATTCGCATCATCATCCACCTCGACAACTCGGTGACCATCTCTGACAACGGCCGTGGCATCCCCGTGGACCTGATGGCCAAGGAGAACAAGCCCGCCGTAGAAGTCGTCATGACCGTCCTGCATGCCGGCGGCAAATTCGACAACGACGCCTATAAGGTTTCCGGCGGCTTGCACGGTGTCGGTGTGTCCTGTGTTAACGCTCTTTCCGAGTACCTTGAAGTTACTATCAAGCGCGGCGGTTCCCGCTACCGCCAGCGCTACGAGCGCGGTATTCCTGTTACTCCCGTGGACAGGATCGGCGATGCCGAAGGCAGCGGTACAACTATCCGTTTCCTGCCTGATGAGGAGATTTTCGAAACAGCGGACTTCAACCACGCCACCCTGGCCAAACGCTTCGAGGAATTGGCCTACTTGAACTCCGGCCTTACCATCGAGTTCAAGGACGAGCGCAACCAGGAAGAGCAGGTTTTCCGCTACGAGGGCGGTATCAAGCGTTTTGTGCAGGATTTGAACGCCGGCGATGTTGGCATTCACGAGATCGTCTATGCCTCTGGCACGGTTGACGCCACCATCGTGGATTTCGCCCTGCAGTACAACGCCGGTTACAAAGAGCAGATGCTTACTTTCGTTAACAACATCCGTACCCAAGAGGGCGGCACGCATCTGGCCGGTTTCAAGACCGCGCTGACCCGGGCTATCAACATATACATCGAGAAATCCGGGCTCATAAAAAAGCTCAAGCAGAAGCTTACTGGAGACGATGTCCGCGAAGGACTCACCGCTGTTCTCTCCGTGAAGATTCCTCAGCCCCAGTTTGAAGGCCAGACCAAGACCAAGCTTGGCAACTCCGAAGTTGCCGGCCAGGTGGCCAAGATATGCGGGGACGCCCTCAATACGTTCTTCGAGGAGAATCCCAAAGACGCCAAGCTCATCGTGGATAAGTCCGTCGATGCCGCCAGGGCGCGCGAGGCCGCGCGCAAAGCCAAGGATCTTGTCCGGCGCAAAGGCGCTCTTTCCGACAACTCCTTGCCTGGCAAACTAGCCGATTGCCAGTCCAAGAGCCCTGAGGAGTCCGAACTCTTCATCGTTGAGGGTGACAGCGCGGGCGGTTCCGCCAAACAAGGCCGCGATCCCAAGTTTCAGGCCATCTTGCCGCTTCGAGGCAAGATTTTGAACGTTGAGAAGACCCGTTTCGACAAGATGCTCGGCAACAAGGAGATCCGGAACCTCATCACCGCCATGGGGCCTGGGATCGGCCTGGATGAAGTGGACTTGAACAAGCTGCGCTACCACAAGATCGTCATCATGACTGACGCTGACGTGGACGGAGCGCACATCCGCACCCTTTTGCTCACCTTCTTCTACAGGCAGTACCAGGAGCTCATCGACAAAGGGTATCTCTACATCGCCCAGCCGCCTCTTTTCCGTGTTCACAAGGGCGATTGGGAACGTTTCATCAAGGACGAAAAGGAACTTTCCGAATTTCTACTCTCTCGGGTGACGGAAGATCTTTCGGCCACAGGCGAAAACGGCGTTACGTTCGACAACGGCCCGCTGCGCGAGATGCTCACCAAAATTCAAACTCTTCAGGGGCGGTTCATCGATGCCCAGGGCTATGGCATACCCGAGCCCTTGCTCTGGTGCTTCCTCAATGCGCCGACGCGCATCACTCCGGCTGATTTCCAGGACGACGGCCTTGCCGGCGTTCAGGAAGTGCTAAAGGCCAACGAGTACACTTTCATCCTGGATCAGGAAGAGGATGAGACCGAAAGCCGCGTGTACTGCGTGTTCATCAACAAGAACGGGGTGAAAACCCGGCTTGGTCTCGAATTCTTCACCTCCCGGGTGTACCGTCAGTGCTGGACCGCTTTGGACGAACTGCGCAAGGCATTTGGCGGTGATCGCATTAATTTGGTTCGCAAGGACGTTCAGACCGAGGTCACTGGTTTCTTCGAGCTGCTGAAATCCGTCCTGGAAGAAGCCCACAAAGGAATCAACATCCAGCGCTACAAGGGTTTGGGCGAGATGAACCCCGTTCAGCTCTGGGAGACCACCATGAACCCGGAGAAACGCACGTTTCTCAAGGTGTCCATCGAGGACGTGAGCGCTGCCGACGTTCATTTTTCCGATCTCATGGGTGACAACGTCATAAAACGGCGC
The sequence above is drawn from the Desulfovibrio sp. genome and encodes:
- a CDS encoding cache domain-containing protein — translated: MARMYSISKLFRASALFITLAVSSAISVIVIYTQYSEFKNNTAAYEQEYVRRQQDILTNEMDHATDLIRYERSKITNDIKNDLKQKTLEAYDIASVIYYNNKNTLPESSIKKIIIDSLNSVSFYDGRGYYWIHDVNYILVMNRFRPGMIGKNDFDLSDLSGKKIIQSFIRIGTTAGEGFDTYYWNRPGQSIALPKISYLKLFPPFGWIIGTGEYLDDVELSVQESIKRRLSLFKNAESSVIRILDFGGTVLFDPSGVYAQGENILELQDSNGRMVVHDILSEGLKAEGGFGYLELPKSKSEAAVTNLFYARTVPGWGWILVATVPLDRMTEVVFQHKDSLRATMVRQIGLILGSLAVAALAVLTASTFVSRRLRKEFAVFLSFFRDAPKHITPINYDSLHVVELKSLAESANQMSREIQGKSRQLEDEVEVRRLTEIELVSARNAFQGIIDSMPSVVIGVNTDMVITHWNTTAEEATGINASLVIGKQLSEALPTVAERIGTSWDSLMNGTPLVRNKMALSFKDKLLQVDMLAYPLISNGVKGAVIRLDDVTERVRMEEMMIQTEKVMSVGGLAAGMAHEINNPLGGILQSVQVIIRRLNANVAANTEAAEEAGCPLDNIQSFLVKRDIPVMLEGIRQSAERAAKIVANMLEFSRKTDASMGFVNMTDLMEKAVELCSKDYDLKKKYDFKQIDILWDSDPALPLVQCSPTQIEQVFMNILRNAAQAMSVSKVLSPKITLRTRNDGEFARIEIEDNGPGMEETTRRKVFEPFFSTKPPGEGTGLGLSVSFFIITNNHAGTITVESELGSGTTFIIKLPYTQDRREA
- a CDS encoding DNA polymerase III subunit beta, which encodes MFVKVTRNDIIEGLQKSANIIPAKTGAAFLRTIWLSAENGTLRIMSTDSSLEFVGKYRAEVIEQGLCGVQGRSFFDLVRKLPPGEIQLKLDPVNQTLLVTQSGRHYKLPTSEKSWFQPFAEFPQGEHVMWSGDFLQELIDRVFFCVSDEDTMEAMACMYLRPLEEKVEVCGLNGHQFAMAGFINDDIRGLLPAEGILIQKKYVLELKKWLTSDEIELAISQKRLFFRTQDQRETFSLPLSYYQYPDYKNFVGKLSAPGASDLTADKMALSEALDRISIFNTDNNRCTYFQLDVPGQLTLQSQGNDTGAATESMEAQIGGDLKKVAFPTRDLLEILGHFNSTKVRFTLTGAEGPCGINGEDDSDYLVIIMPMKIVEETYYSEEASA
- the gyrB gene encoding DNA topoisomerase (ATP-hydrolyzing) subunit B, translating into MTQSSTPQSYTADSITVLEGLSAVRKRPAMYIGSTDIRGLHHLVYEVVDNSIDEAMAGYCDRIRIIIHLDNSVTISDNGRGIPVDLMAKENKPAVEVVMTVLHAGGKFDNDAYKVSGGLHGVGVSCVNALSEYLEVTIKRGGSRYRQRYERGIPVTPVDRIGDAEGSGTTIRFLPDEEIFETADFNHATLAKRFEELAYLNSGLTIEFKDERNQEEQVFRYEGGIKRFVQDLNAGDVGIHEIVYASGTVDATIVDFALQYNAGYKEQMLTFVNNIRTQEGGTHLAGFKTALTRAINIYIEKSGLIKKLKQKLTGDDVREGLTAVLSVKIPQPQFEGQTKTKLGNSEVAGQVAKICGDALNTFFEENPKDAKLIVDKSVDAARAREAARKAKDLVRRKGALSDNSLPGKLADCQSKSPEESELFIVEGDSAGGSAKQGRDPKFQAILPLRGKILNVEKTRFDKMLGNKEIRNLITAMGPGIGLDEVDLNKLRYHKIVIMTDADVDGAHIRTLLLTFFYRQYQELIDKGYLYIAQPPLFRVHKGDWERFIKDEKELSEFLLSRVTEDLSATGENGVTFDNGPLREMLTKIQTLQGRFIDAQGYGIPEPLLWCFLNAPTRITPADFQDDGLAGVQEVLKANEYTFILDQEEDETESRVYCVFINKNGVKTRLGLEFFTSRVYRQCWTALDELRKAFGGDRINLVRKDVQTEVTGFFELLKSVLEEAHKGINIQRYKGLGEMNPVQLWETTMNPEKRTFLKVSIEDVSAADVHFSDLMGDNVIKRREFIERNALTVKELDI